CCAGTAAAGGAGCACTCCGATAGGCAACACAATGGTCACGCCGATGATTACAAGGATCACCGCCAGAATGGGATAACGCCATTTTCCGATATCCAAAATCTCCAGGGTACGGTAGGAACTGTCCGCCTGAAAGTAGACTTTCTTCCGCCCCACCTTCGCCTCCAGCCATAAAACCCCCACGGTGAGGATAATCAACACCAGACTTAAAATCGTTGCGGAGACATTGTCGTAGCCTCCCATTTGATAGTAAATTGCAGAGGTAAAAGTATTATAGCGCAGCATGGAAATCGCACCGAAGTCCGATAATACATAGAGGGCAACTAAAATCCCGCCCGCTCCGATGGAGGGCCGAAGGAGGGGGAGATTAACCTTTAAAAACACCCCTAAATTATTCAGTCCCAAGGATCTTCCCGCCTCTTCCAGATTCCGGTTCATCCGTTTTAAAGCGGATCGGACCACCAGGAACACATAGGGATAGGTGAAAATGGTGAGTACAAAGGCCACGCCCCAAAAGGAGTAGATTTGAAACCAATCTCCCAAGGGTCCCGCGGGCCCGAAGATCATTACATAGGTAACCGCCCCCACGTAGGGCGGGATGATTAAGGGCAGCACCAATACCCAGGAGAAAATTTTTCTTCCGGGTATATTACATCGGGTAACAGCCACCGCAAGGCCGACACCGATCACCGTAGCAAAAAACACCACCACCACGGTAAGTCCCAGGGTATTCACTAACAGTTGAGGAATCCGACCGTCCAACAGTCGTAGCCACCGCTCCCTTCCTGCGAAAATCCCCCTGAATCCCACATAAATAATGGGAATGCTCATAAAAAGTGCCACAAATATACTGATGATGGTTAAATAGGGGTTCGGAGGTACCCGTCCCAATAATGAACCGAATTTTCTTCCCTTCATAAGTCCTCTCCTAACGGGGAAAAAGCCTAACAAAGTAAGTCTTTGAGGCTTCTTCCCATTTTTCATGCTTTTTTGTCCACGCTTTTTTTACCGGTTATCCAACGGATTATCGAATTTCTAAATCCAGTCCCG
The sequence above is drawn from the Isachenkonia alkalipeptolytica genome and encodes:
- a CDS encoding ABC transporter permease: MKGRKFGSLLGRVPPNPYLTIISIFVALFMSIPIIYVGFRGIFAGRERWLRLLDGRIPQLLVNTLGLTVVVVFFATVIGVGLAVAVTRCNIPGRKIFSWVLVLPLIIPPYVGAVTYVMIFGPAGPLGDWFQIYSFWGVAFVLTIFTYPYVFLVVRSALKRMNRNLEEAGRSLGLNNLGVFLKVNLPLLRPSIGAGGILVALYVLSDFGAISMLRYNTFTSAIYYQMGGYDNVSATILSLVLIILTVGVLWLEAKVGRKKVYFQADSSYRTLEILDIGKWRYPILAVILVIIGVTIVLPIGVLLYWSAIGLSQGALEGGFWGYLGNSLQVSLLAAGFSMVLAFPIVYLKSRYPSKFTTILQRLSYSGYALPGVIVALGIIFFFNQYIPVLYGSSFVIVIAYLIRFLPQSMQSSSASLEMIPPKIDEAARNLGEPFWKVIFKVILPLMLPGLFAGGALVFVSSMKELPATLLLRPPNFDTLAVRVWVEASEAVYHMAAPAALIIIIVSIIPIKFLLDKY